Proteins encoded in a region of the Marinobacter arenosus genome:
- the pxpB gene encoding 5-oxoprolinase subunit PxpB, whose amino-acid sequence MRIEPVNESTCIVYFGDQISDETANLVRQATATIRRTMADVVTDLVPSYTSVLVCYDLERTDRFGISSRLRRALEQEAGDTAVETTSQVLELPVYYGQEVALDLEDVCEFSGLSRDDVIRTHSEQTYRVYAIGFSPGFAYLGTTDPRIAIPRKSSPRLRVPSGSVGIAGSQTAIYPSATPGGWQIVGRTPSKMIDWESESLALVQVGDRVKFRAIDREEFIELGGQFDDA is encoded by the coding sequence ATGAGAATCGAGCCCGTCAACGAAAGCACCTGCATCGTCTATTTTGGCGATCAGATCAGTGATGAGACAGCGAACCTGGTCCGGCAGGCAACGGCCACCATTCGCCGAACCATGGCGGACGTGGTTACCGACCTGGTGCCCTCCTACACCTCCGTGCTGGTCTGCTATGACCTCGAACGCACTGACCGTTTTGGCATCAGTTCCCGGCTTCGTCGCGCACTGGAGCAGGAGGCGGGCGACACGGCGGTGGAGACGACCTCCCAGGTCCTGGAACTGCCGGTCTACTATGGTCAGGAAGTCGCCCTCGACCTTGAGGACGTCTGCGAGTTTTCCGGCCTGAGCCGGGACGACGTCATTCGAACCCACAGCGAGCAGACCTACCGGGTCTATGCCATCGGCTTCAGCCCCGGATTCGCGTACCTCGGCACCACCGACCCACGCATTGCCATTCCCCGGAAATCCTCTCCCCGACTCAGGGTGCCCAGCGGCAGCGTTGGCATTGCCGGCTCCCAGACTGCCATCTATCCCAGCGCCACACCGGGCGGCTGGCAGATTGTCGGGCGCACGCCCAGTAAAATGATCGACTGGGAGAGCGAATCGCTGGCGTTGGTTCAGGTTGGTGACCGGGTAAAATTCCGTGCCATTGATCGAGAAGAGTTCATCGAACTGGGAGGGCAGTTCGATGATGCTTGA
- a CDS encoding 5-oxoprolinase subunit C family protein: MMLEILHPGILTLIQDLGRYGYQHMGVTTGGPMDEHAFLWANRLLGNPLDAAQLEITFGGLSLQAHSDTWIALTGADLGAHINKRPVRPWRTYSIARGDRIDFSAPLTGLRAYLAVSGGIQTPSKLGSRATVSREGLGALDGAGAKLAKGDRIPIGKPTPITDTSVPYSDIPDYDKPLRLGVVPGYQYQHFSQSARARFFSGEYEVSQNIDRMGYRLTGEAIRCDLDGIVSEGIAYGAIQIPADGQPIVLMKDRQTIGGYPKIGSLSALGAGQLAQRGPGALVSFYPIDVADAEARRLIFNQRLRKGPPGIGK; encoded by the coding sequence ATGATGCTTGAAATCCTGCATCCGGGCATCCTGACCCTGATTCAGGACCTGGGTCGATACGGCTATCAGCATATGGGCGTCACCACCGGGGGGCCCATGGACGAGCACGCGTTTCTCTGGGCCAACCGCTTGCTTGGGAATCCCCTGGATGCCGCCCAACTGGAAATCACCTTCGGCGGGCTGAGCCTCCAGGCCCATAGCGACACGTGGATTGCCCTGACCGGTGCGGACCTGGGGGCACACATCAACAAACGGCCCGTGCGGCCTTGGCGAACCTACAGCATCGCCCGGGGGGACAGGATTGATTTCAGCGCCCCTCTCACCGGGCTGAGGGCTTACCTGGCCGTGAGTGGTGGCATACAGACCCCCTCCAAACTTGGCAGCCGCGCCACCGTGAGCCGTGAGGGACTCGGTGCCCTGGATGGGGCCGGAGCCAAACTGGCCAAAGGGGACCGGATTCCGATCGGCAAGCCGACACCAATTACGGACACCAGCGTGCCCTACAGCGACATTCCCGATTACGACAAGCCTCTGCGCCTGGGCGTGGTGCCAGGTTATCAGTACCAGCACTTTTCTCAGTCGGCGCGAGCCCGGTTTTTCTCAGGGGAGTATGAAGTCAGCCAGAACATCGACCGGATGGGATACCGGCTCACAGGGGAGGCTATCCGGTGCGACCTGGACGGCATCGTTTCAGAGGGCATCGCCTACGGCGCCATCCAGATTCCGGCCGATGGTCAGCCCATTGTCTTGATGAAGGATCGCCAGACGATCGGAGGCTATCCCAAAATCGGATCACTGAGTGCGCTCGGCGCCGGTCAGTTGGCACAGCGGGGGCCCGGCGCATTGGTCAGCTTTTACCCGATCGATGTCGCGGATGCCGAAGCACGCCGGCTGATCTTCAACCAGCGGCTTCGAAAAGGGCCACCCGGCATCGGGAAATGA
- the putA gene encoding bifunctional proline dehydrogenase/L-glutamate gamma-semialdehyde dehydrogenase PutA: MRPQQSEIPALVDSRQAIRDYYLADEHKVVHEMIAGAQLSQAEREAISARAADLVRSVRKNAKPTIMEKFLAEYGLTTKEGVALMCLAEALLRVPDSMTINDLIEDKVTSGAWGTHIGKASSQLINTATIALLMTSNLLKESDRNSVGDTLRKLLKRFGEPVIRTVAGQAMKEMGRQFVLGRDIDEAQDEAKDYMAKGYTYSYDMLGEAARTDGDAKRYYDSYSNAIDSIAKACKGDVRKNPGISVKLSALLARYEYGNKERVMNELLPRARTLVRKAAAANMGFNIDAEEQDRLDLSLDVIEELVADPELAGWDGFGVVVQAYGKRSSFVLDWLYGLAKKHDRQFMVRLVKGAYWDAEIKRAQVMGLNGFPVFTRKACSDVSFVSCATKLINMTDRIYPQFATHNAHSVSTILELAKSKGVDNYEFQRLHGMGESLHNEVLKASGVPCRIYAPVGPHKDLLAYLVRRLLENGANSSFVNQIVDKRITPEEIAKDPIDSVKEMGDNISSKAIVHPFKLFGEQRRNSKGWDITDPVTVADIDAGRNAYRDHRWKGGPLIAGDVTGTEVQVVRNPADPDDLVGHVTQASDSDVDTAIAAAQEGFKSWSATSTEERAACVRKVGDLYEEHAYELFALTTREAGKSLLDAIAEIREAVDFAQYYANESLRYKDAGDARGVMCCISPWNFPLAIFTGQILANLAAGNTVVAKPAEQTSLLAIRAVELMYEAGIPKDAIQLLPGTGATVGAALTSDSRVTGVCFTGSTATAQRINKVMTENMAPDAPLVAETGGLNAMIVDSTALPEQVVRDVLASSFQSAGQRCSALRMLYVQKDIADNLLEMLYGAMEELGIGDPWLLSTDVGPVIDETARKKIVDHCDTFERNGKLLKKLPIPDKGLFVSPAVLKVSGIEEMEEEIFGPVLHVATFEAKDIDKVVDKINAKGYGLTFGIHSRVDRRVERIASRIKVGNTYVNRNQIGAIVGSQPFGGEGLSGTGPKAGGPQYVRRFMKGDTVEVPAPSGGKKVDAKKLQSLIGKVDSLTSPKPDQRLSALTPIFGNVPAPLDAHAEELPGPTGELNRLTNHARGVVLCLGPDRTTALEQAGTALSQGNKVVVIAPGVEGKVGEAAKAGLPIVGIDGHLAPEALATVNGFEAVVSCAEQALLREYRQALAKRDGALLPLITEHKLDQRFVIERHLCVDTTAAGGNASLIAASE, encoded by the coding sequence ATGAGACCGCAGCAGTCAGAGATTCCCGCTCTTGTCGACAGCCGGCAGGCCATCCGTGATTATTATCTTGCCGATGAGCACAAAGTCGTTCATGAGATGATTGCTGGTGCTCAGTTGTCCCAGGCCGAGCGGGAAGCGATTTCCGCCCGCGCAGCGGACCTGGTTCGCAGTGTTCGCAAGAACGCCAAGCCGACCATCATGGAAAAGTTCCTGGCGGAATACGGTCTCACCACGAAGGAAGGCGTGGCGCTGATGTGTCTGGCGGAGGCGCTCCTGCGAGTGCCCGACAGCATGACCATCAACGACCTGATCGAAGACAAGGTCACGTCCGGTGCCTGGGGCACCCACATCGGCAAGGCGTCCTCCCAACTGATCAACACCGCCACCATTGCGCTGCTGATGACCAGCAACCTGCTCAAGGAATCCGATCGCAACAGTGTCGGCGATACCCTGCGTAAACTGCTCAAGCGCTTCGGTGAACCGGTCATCCGGACCGTTGCCGGTCAGGCAATGAAGGAGATGGGGCGTCAGTTCGTGCTCGGCCGCGACATCGACGAAGCCCAGGACGAAGCCAAGGATTACATGGCCAAGGGTTATACCTACTCCTACGATATGCTCGGCGAAGCGGCTCGCACCGATGGCGACGCCAAGCGCTATTATGACTCCTATTCCAACGCCATCGACAGCATTGCCAAGGCGTGCAAGGGGGATGTCCGCAAGAACCCGGGCATCTCAGTGAAGCTTTCCGCCCTGCTGGCCCGGTACGAGTACGGCAACAAAGAGCGGGTGATGAACGAGTTGCTCCCCCGTGCCCGCACGCTGGTCAGGAAGGCGGCAGCGGCCAACATGGGCTTCAACATCGACGCCGAAGAGCAGGACCGCCTGGACCTGTCACTGGATGTGATTGAAGAACTGGTCGCCGATCCCGAGCTGGCCGGCTGGGATGGCTTTGGCGTGGTCGTGCAGGCTTACGGCAAGCGCTCATCCTTCGTTCTGGACTGGCTCTATGGTCTGGCCAAGAAGCACGATCGCCAGTTCATGGTCCGTCTGGTCAAGGGCGCCTATTGGGACGCGGAAATCAAACGCGCCCAGGTGATGGGCCTGAACGGTTTCCCGGTCTTTACCCGCAAGGCATGCAGCGATGTGTCCTTCGTATCCTGCGCGACCAAGCTGATCAACATGACGGACCGGATCTACCCGCAGTTCGCCACCCACAATGCCCACTCGGTCTCCACCATCCTGGAACTTGCGAAGTCCAAGGGCGTGGATAACTACGAGTTTCAGCGACTGCATGGCATGGGCGAATCCCTGCATAACGAGGTCCTGAAGGCCAGTGGCGTGCCCTGTCGCATCTATGCGCCGGTCGGGCCGCACAAGGACCTGCTCGCGTACCTGGTACGTCGCCTGCTGGAGAATGGTGCCAACAGTTCGTTCGTGAACCAGATTGTCGACAAGCGCATCACGCCGGAGGAAATTGCCAAGGATCCGATCGATTCGGTCAAGGAAATGGGCGACAACATCTCCAGCAAAGCCATCGTACATCCGTTCAAGCTGTTCGGTGAGCAACGTCGCAACTCCAAGGGCTGGGACATCACGGATCCGGTCACCGTGGCGGACATCGACGCAGGCCGAAACGCCTATCGCGACCATCGCTGGAAGGGCGGTCCGCTCATCGCGGGTGACGTTACCGGAACGGAAGTTCAGGTGGTGCGTAACCCGGCCGATCCGGACGATCTCGTGGGTCATGTGACCCAGGCGTCGGATTCGGACGTGGACACCGCCATTGCCGCGGCCCAGGAGGGCTTCAAGAGCTGGTCCGCCACGTCAACCGAAGAGCGCGCCGCCTGTGTGCGCAAAGTTGGCGATCTCTACGAGGAACATGCCTACGAGCTGTTCGCCCTGACCACCCGCGAGGCTGGGAAATCCCTGCTGGATGCCATCGCCGAGATCCGCGAGGCGGTGGACTTTGCCCAGTATTACGCCAATGAAAGCCTGAGGTACAAGGACGCCGGCGATGCCCGGGGCGTGATGTGTTGCATCTCACCCTGGAACTTCCCGCTGGCCATCTTTACCGGCCAGATTCTGGCCAACCTGGCGGCCGGTAACACCGTTGTGGCGAAGCCGGCGGAACAGACCTCCCTGCTGGCCATTCGCGCCGTGGAACTGATGTACGAGGCCGGCATACCGAAAGACGCGATCCAGTTACTGCCGGGTACCGGCGCGACGGTGGGCGCAGCCCTGACCTCCGACTCGCGGGTGACCGGTGTTTGCTTCACCGGCTCCACGGCAACCGCCCAGCGCATCAATAAGGTCATGACCGAGAACATGGCACCGGATGCGCCGCTGGTGGCGGAAACGGGTGGCCTGAACGCCATGATTGTCGATTCCACCGCCCTGCCCGAGCAGGTGGTCCGGGACGTCCTGGCGTCGTCCTTCCAGAGTGCCGGCCAGCGCTGCTCGGCACTTCGCATGCTCTACGTGCAGAAGGACATTGCCGACAACCTGTTGGAGATGCTCTACGGTGCCATGGAAGAGCTGGGTATTGGCGACCCGTGGCTGCTGTCGACCGATGTCGGCCCGGTGATCGATGAAACCGCACGCAAGAAGATTGTCGATCACTGCGACACCTTTGAGCGCAACGGCAAGCTGCTGAAGAAACTTCCGATTCCTGACAAGGGCCTGTTTGTGTCGCCCGCGGTTCTGAAGGTGTCGGGCATCGAGGAGATGGAAGAAGAGATCTTTGGTCCGGTGTTGCACGTGGCGACCTTCGAGGCCAAGGACATCGACAAGGTGGTGGATAAAATCAACGCCAAGGGTTATGGCTTGACGTTCGGCATTCACAGCCGGGTTGACCGCCGGGTTGAGCGCATCGCCAGCCGGATCAAGGTCGGTAACACCTACGTGAACCGCAACCAGATTGGCGCCATTGTCGGTTCCCAGCCGTTCGGGGGCGAAGGGCTCTCCGGAACCGGACCGAAGGCCGGCGGCCCGCAATACGTTCGCCGCTTCATGAAAGGCGACACCGTGGAGGTCCCGGCTCCGTCCGGCGGCAAGAAGGTGGATGCCAAGAAGCTACAGAGCCTGATCGGCAAAGTGGATTCCCTGACGTCGCCCAAGCCGGACCAGCGGCTGTCCGCCCTGACGCCGATCTTCGGTAATGTGCCGGCGCCGCTGGATGCCCACGCCGAGGAACTGCCGGGGCCGACCGGTGAGCTGAACCGGCTGACCAACCACGCCCGTGGCGTTGTCTTGTGTCTTGGCCCGGATCGCACCACGGCCCTTGAGCAGGCCGGTACGGCCCTGTCCCAGGGCAACAAGGTGGTGGTGATCGCTCCGGGCGTGGAAGGGAAAGTCGGCGAAGCGGCCAAGGCCGGACTGCCAATCGTCGGTATCGACGGTCACCTGGCGCCCGAGGCCCTGGCGACGGTCAATGGCTTTGAGGCCGTGGTCAGCTGTGCCGAGCAGGCCCTGTTGCGGGAATACCGCCAGGCGCTCGCCAAGCGGGACGGTGCCCTGCTGCCGCTGATCACCGAGCACAAGCTGGATCAGCGCTTCGTGATCGAACGCCACCTGTGCGTCGACACCACGGCGGCGGGCGGCAACGCGAGCCTCATCGCAGCCTCCGAGTAA
- a CDS encoding NAD-glutamate dehydrogenase → MSDPRSLQQQTLLEQLSEALQTQSQAPDDSTDLKELVARMMEESRSWDDDLHARLVSAYGDVAGGRQAQIFSGGFPAAYRARFPVSEAIGDIGEIQSIAVATDVPMRFYEREESGRLTLNFKLYSQGNPVVLSDVIPILENLGMRVLGEHPYRIQRRDGEQFGISDFTVECHPRCSNADLDRVKPLLQEAFREIWNGFAENDDFNQLVMAAGLGWREVALLRAYSRYIKQLRFGFSQPFIAETLARHLDITTLLVRFFNARFEPGDASPEERDSAAAGIESEILSALEGVASLDDDRILRRFYVLIRATLRTNFFQRQAGDQFKSYLSFKLDPSSIPDIPKPRPKFEIFVYSPRVEGVHLRAGPVARGGLRWSDRVEDYRTEILGLVKAQQVKNSVIVPVGAKGGFIVKQPPKDGSREALREEGIACYQIFICGLLDLTDNLDAGVVVPPVDVVRHDDDDTYLVVAADKGTATFSDIANRLAEDYGFWLGDAFASGGSEGYDHKKMGITARGAWESVKRHFLERGLDTQSEGFTVVGIGDMAGDVFGNGMLLSEQIRLVGAFNHQHIFIDPTPDAATSYAERKRLFDLPGSSWADYNADLISEGGGVFPRSMKSIPISPAMREALGIEAARLAPSELISALLKAPVDMLWNGGIGTYVKARHESNEQVGDKSNDAVRISADQLRCKVLGEGGNLGVTQLGRVAFARIGGSANSDFIDNAGGVDCSDHEVNIKILLNELVHQERLTLAERNRLLRAMTPEVADLVLANNYRQAMALSLAQSGLVAPMDEIERLMRRLESEGKLDRALEFLPDDDELLARRERGTGLTRPELSVLVSYAKIELKQALAREAIVHDPRYAEALHSAFPASLLDAFPAAIAAHPLRAEIAATQIANDMVNRMGITWVDRVRNATGASIGRIASAYLISLRIHDVDAQWKAIERLDGQVSARVQAELFGDVIRLVTRSSSWLLHNYRTDLDPESCEDRYKGPLCEVVASTRTLASVIPASRWQERYDEYCGGKVPESLAAWCASAESRYWLMDMIEISHRLGQKLESVAWVYFRLGESLNLTWLDRQMRAFRAIGHWQVLATIHYRDELDQQLRNLTSSVLSAGSEHGEGEASPEQLLETWRHDKQPLLSRWKQMLSDMQSGNEVDCAVFSVAHGVLRELAADAA, encoded by the coding sequence ATGTCCGATCCCCGTTCATTACAACAACAAACCTTGCTGGAACAACTTTCTGAGGCGCTGCAGACTCAGAGCCAGGCCCCGGATGATTCGACGGACCTGAAGGAGCTCGTTGCCCGAATGATGGAGGAATCCCGCTCCTGGGACGACGATTTGCATGCCCGGCTCGTTTCGGCGTACGGCGACGTCGCTGGCGGTCGGCAGGCGCAGATATTCAGTGGCGGTTTTCCGGCAGCCTACCGCGCTCGTTTCCCGGTATCGGAAGCCATTGGCGACATCGGCGAGATCCAGTCGATTGCGGTGGCGACCGATGTGCCCATGCGATTTTACGAACGCGAGGAATCGGGCCGACTGACACTGAACTTCAAGCTGTACAGCCAGGGCAACCCGGTTGTGCTCTCAGACGTGATTCCCATCCTCGAGAATCTGGGTATGCGGGTGCTTGGGGAGCATCCTTACCGCATCCAGCGCCGCGACGGAGAGCAGTTCGGCATCAGCGATTTTACCGTGGAGTGCCACCCGCGCTGCAGCAATGCCGACCTGGACCGGGTGAAGCCGCTGCTGCAGGAAGCCTTCCGGGAAATCTGGAACGGCTTTGCCGAGAATGACGATTTCAACCAGTTGGTGATGGCCGCAGGCCTGGGGTGGCGCGAGGTGGCTCTGCTTCGGGCCTACTCACGCTACATCAAACAGCTTCGGTTTGGTTTCAGCCAGCCCTTTATCGCCGAGACCCTCGCCCGCCATCTGGATATCACCACCCTGCTGGTACGGTTCTTCAATGCCCGGTTTGAGCCGGGTGACGCCTCGCCCGAGGAGCGGGACTCCGCTGCCGCCGGTATTGAGAGCGAGATCCTCAGCGCCCTGGAAGGGGTGGCAAGCCTGGACGACGACCGGATCCTCCGGCGTTTCTACGTGCTGATCCGGGCAACCCTGCGGACCAACTTTTTCCAGCGTCAGGCAGGCGACCAGTTCAAGAGCTACCTCTCGTTCAAGCTGGATCCGTCCTCCATTCCCGACATTCCCAAGCCTCGCCCGAAGTTTGAAATTTTCGTGTACTCGCCCCGGGTGGAGGGGGTGCACCTTCGGGCAGGCCCGGTGGCGCGCGGCGGTTTGCGCTGGTCCGACCGGGTTGAGGACTACCGCACTGAGATCCTCGGTCTGGTCAAGGCTCAGCAGGTCAAGAACTCGGTGATCGTGCCGGTGGGCGCGAAAGGGGGGTTCATCGTCAAGCAGCCCCCGAAGGACGGCTCCCGGGAGGCGCTCCGGGAAGAGGGCATTGCCTGCTACCAGATCTTCATCTGCGGACTCCTGGACCTGACGGACAACCTTGACGCCGGGGTGGTGGTTCCGCCGGTGGACGTGGTTCGCCACGATGACGACGACACCTACCTGGTGGTTGCGGCGGACAAAGGCACCGCGACCTTCTCGGATATCGCCAACCGACTGGCCGAGGACTATGGTTTCTGGCTGGGCGATGCGTTTGCCTCCGGTGGCAGCGAAGGCTATGACCACAAAAAGATGGGCATCACGGCACGGGGCGCCTGGGAGTCGGTCAAGCGTCATTTCCTGGAGCGGGGGCTGGATACCCAGTCCGAGGGGTTCACCGTCGTCGGTATCGGTGACATGGCGGGCGACGTGTTTGGCAACGGTATGCTGCTGTCGGAACAGATCCGGCTCGTGGGTGCGTTTAACCACCAGCACATATTCATTGATCCGACGCCGGACGCTGCCACCTCCTACGCCGAGCGCAAGCGGCTGTTCGATTTGCCGGGGTCAAGCTGGGCCGATTACAACGCCGACCTGATCAGTGAGGGTGGCGGTGTTTTTCCCCGTTCCATGAAGTCCATCCCGATTTCGCCCGCCATGCGAGAGGCGCTCGGCATTGAGGCCGCGCGACTGGCGCCGAGTGAACTGATCAGCGCGCTGTTGAAGGCCCCCGTCGACATGCTCTGGAACGGCGGCATTGGCACCTACGTGAAGGCCCGGCACGAATCGAACGAACAGGTGGGCGACAAATCCAACGATGCGGTCCGGATCAGTGCCGACCAGTTACGTTGCAAGGTACTGGGTGAGGGCGGCAACCTGGGTGTCACCCAGCTTGGGCGCGTGGCTTTTGCCCGGATCGGCGGTTCCGCGAACAGCGACTTTATCGACAACGCCGGTGGGGTCGACTGCTCCGACCACGAAGTGAACATCAAGATTCTGCTGAATGAGCTGGTGCATCAGGAGCGCCTGACGCTGGCCGAGCGGAATCGGTTGCTCCGGGCAATGACCCCGGAGGTGGCGGACCTTGTTCTGGCCAATAACTACCGTCAGGCCATGGCCCTGAGCCTCGCCCAGAGTGGTCTGGTGGCGCCCATGGACGAGATTGAACGCCTGATGCGTCGGCTGGAGAGCGAGGGCAAACTCGACCGGGCGCTGGAGTTTCTGCCGGACGATGACGAGCTTCTGGCACGTCGCGAACGCGGTACCGGGCTGACCCGGCCTGAACTCTCCGTTCTGGTGTCCTACGCCAAGATCGAATTGAAACAGGCGCTGGCCCGGGAAGCGATCGTTCATGACCCCCGCTACGCCGAGGCCCTGCACTCGGCGTTTCCGGCGTCGCTCCTGGACGCTTTCCCCGCCGCCATTGCTGCCCATCCGTTGCGTGCGGAGATCGCCGCCACGCAGATCGCCAATGACATGGTCAATCGCATGGGCATCACCTGGGTGGACCGGGTGCGCAACGCCACCGGTGCTTCCATCGGGCGCATTGCCTCAGCCTACCTGATCTCCCTCCGGATCCATGACGTAGACGCTCAATGGAAGGCAATAGAAAGACTCGACGGGCAGGTCAGTGCCCGGGTGCAAGCGGAGCTGTTCGGTGATGTGATCCGGCTGGTGACTCGAAGCTCAAGCTGGCTGCTGCACAATTACCGGACGGACCTCGATCCCGAAAGTTGCGAGGATCGCTACAAGGGTCCACTTTGTGAAGTGGTGGCGTCGACCCGGACCTTGGCGTCGGTGATTCCGGCAAGTCGCTGGCAGGAGCGCTATGATGAATATTGTGGGGGTAAGGTTCCCGAGTCACTGGCGGCCTGGTGCGCCTCCGCGGAAAGCCGCTACTGGCTGATGGATATGATCGAGATCTCCCATCGGCTGGGCCAGAAACTCGAATCCGTGGCCTGGGTCTATTTTCGTCTGGGCGAGAGCCTCAATCTGACCTGGTTGGACCGGCAGATGCGGGCCTTCCGGGCGATCGGACACTGGCAGGTGCTGGCAACCATTCATTACCGGGACGAGCTGGACCAACAGCTCCGGAACCTGACCTCAAGTGTGCTCTCTGCCGGTTCGGAACATGGGGAGGGCGAAGCGTCCCCGGAACAACTTCTGGAAACGTGGCGCCATGACAAACAGCCCTTGCTGAGCCGCTGGAAACAGATGCTCAGCGACATGCAGTCCGGCAATGAAGTGGATTGCGCGGTGTTCTCGGTGGCTCACGGAGTGCTCAGAGAGCTGGCGGCGGATGCTGCGTAG
- a CDS encoding Lrp/AsnC ligand binding domain-containing protein has product MVELDRIDHSIIRELQKNARITVTELASRVGLSKTPCQVRMRRLEEQGYITGYTALVNQTKLGLSHIAFAQVTLDDTSSGALAAFNTSVKQISAVEQCHMIAGNFDYLLKVRTRDMAEYRQVLGEQISALPHVLQTSTFVVMENVKDAGL; this is encoded by the coding sequence ATGGTCGAACTGGATAGAATCGATCACTCCATCATCCGCGAGCTTCAGAAGAACGCCCGGATAACCGTGACCGAACTTGCCTCAAGGGTCGGCCTGTCGAAAACCCCCTGTCAGGTCCGAATGCGGCGACTTGAGGAACAAGGCTACATCACCGGCTACACCGCCCTCGTCAACCAGACCAAGCTCGGGCTGTCTCACATTGCCTTCGCCCAGGTCACCCTGGACGACACCAGCAGCGGCGCCCTGGCCGCCTTCAATACCTCGGTCAAACAGATTTCGGCGGTTGAGCAATGCCACATGATTGCGGGTAATTTCGACTACCTGCTGAAAGTGAGAACCCGCGATATGGCGGAGTACCGTCAGGTTCTGGGAGAGCAGATCTCCGCCCTGCCCCACGTGTTGCAAACCAGCACGTTTGTGGTCATGGAGAACGTCAAGGATGCGGGACTTTAA
- a CDS encoding acyl-CoA thioesterase: MSEKPAKPVSASVIEKHVYKVFPNDMNAHNTVFGGMIMAKCDRLALVVAERHSAHVCVTAAVDSIHFRAPAKGNDTLLFNLSLNRSWGSSMEIGARVEAENSYTGDTRHILSAFFTFVALDENDQPVDVPQVIPESDEQRRRFENAEIRREGRLKTREKLSSR; this comes from the coding sequence ATGTCTGAAAAGCCTGCGAAACCCGTGTCTGCGTCCGTTATTGAGAAGCATGTCTACAAGGTGTTCCCGAACGACATGAACGCCCACAACACGGTCTTTGGCGGCATGATCATGGCCAAATGCGACCGGCTTGCCCTGGTGGTTGCCGAGCGCCACTCCGCGCACGTCTGCGTTACCGCGGCGGTGGACTCCATCCATTTCCGGGCACCCGCAAAGGGCAATGATACGCTCTTGTTCAACCTGTCACTGAACCGCAGTTGGGGCTCGTCCATGGAAATTGGCGCACGGGTTGAGGCAGAGAACAGTTACACCGGAGACACCCGGCACATCCTGTCGGCGTTCTTCACCTTCGTGGCACTGGATGAGAACGACCAGCCGGTGGATGTGCCCCAGGTCATTCCGGAATCGGACGAGCAGAGGCGCCGTTTCGAGAACGCCGAGATTCGCCGGGAAGGGCGCCTGAAGACCCGGGAAAAGCTGTCCAGCCGTTGA
- a CDS encoding DUF502 domain-containing protein yields the protein MNFIKTTIIGGIVFLLPVVVILVVLAKAHEIMLKVAEPLGRLLPIDYVGGVAVANLLALVSVLLVSFVAGFVAKGSRAKRFYRQVDNGLLAIPGYSFVKSFAENLKMDEAESRSLQPVMVHFDDYAQIGFEVERLSDGPVVIYLPGAPDPWSGSVIYVSASRVHTLEFTVPQAVGHIRRLGRGAEDLRDALEMKQP from the coding sequence ATGAACTTCATCAAAACCACAATCATTGGCGGCATCGTATTCCTGCTGCCGGTCGTCGTTATACTCGTGGTGCTGGCCAAAGCCCATGAGATCATGTTGAAAGTCGCCGAGCCTCTGGGCCGATTGCTGCCGATCGATTACGTGGGCGGTGTTGCCGTTGCGAACCTGCTGGCACTGGTTTCGGTGTTGCTGGTCAGCTTTGTTGCCGGGTTTGTTGCCAAGGGCTCTCGGGCCAAGCGCTTCTATCGCCAGGTCGATAATGGGTTGCTGGCCATCCCCGGCTACTCCTTTGTGAAGAGCTTTGCCGAAAACCTGAAAATGGATGAAGCGGAGTCCCGGAGCCTGCAACCGGTGATGGTGCATTTTGACGACTATGCCCAGATCGGCTTTGAAGTGGAGAGGCTCTCGGACGGGCCCGTTGTCATTTACCTGCCCGGTGCGCCCGACCCGTGGTCCGGTTCAGTGATTTACGTCTCGGCCAGTCGGGTTCATACCCTGGAATTCACCGTACCGCAGGCGGTCGGCCATATCCGGCGGCTTGGCCGGGGCGCCGAAGATCTGCGTGACGCCCTGGAAATGAAGCAGCCATAG
- a CDS encoding thiol-disulfide oxidoreductase DCC family protein, with amino-acid sequence MTSPDGKLIVFYDGSCPACIKDRRWYEKLAGRTGESVEWLDITGRDDQLRQEGIDPDSALRELHVKDAQGRIHREMDAYILLMSRVPVLKPLAWLIGLPLIRPFLARLYHSWVSRRLDGPA; translated from the coding sequence ATGACGTCGCCAGATGGCAAGCTAATCGTGTTCTACGACGGTTCCTGTCCTGCCTGCATCAAGGACAGGCGCTGGTACGAAAAGCTCGCGGGTCGCACCGGCGAGTCGGTCGAATGGCTGGACATTACCGGCCGTGATGATCAGTTACGCCAGGAAGGCATCGACCCGGATTCGGCACTGAGGGAATTGCACGTCAAGGATGCTCAGGGCCGGATCCACCGGGAGATGGACGCGTACATCCTGTTGATGTCACGGGTGCCGGTCCTCAAACCGCTGGCGTGGTTGATCGGTCTTCCCCTGATCCGGCCGTTTCTGGCCCGGCTTTATCATTCCTGGGTGAGTCGGCGGTTGGATGGCCCGGCTTGA